One genomic segment of Oenanthe melanoleuca isolate GR-GAL-2019-014 chromosome 5, OMel1.0, whole genome shotgun sequence includes these proteins:
- the LOC130253450 gene encoding mas-related G-protein coupled receptor member H-like, whose protein sequence is MEVTTVSPSPASPTEGDDLCEIDVTDVAVDGVTLLICLCGLGGNGAVLCFLQRNPKTLYILNLAFANFAFLHFALPSSLLYLLEDTSCSIVVSLTYLRSLLLLSLFSYNLGLYLLTAISIDRCTSILCPLWHRCRRPQRLSWVVCALLWALSIAVIVTVTSLCLSQEHQHCQVSLISMYTLNLFLFTPAMLISSTILFIKVKCGSHERQPKRLDIVIFLLVLFFLLFALPLSLSNFLQQLDYTVVSSQVVFLLTCIHSTINPFIYFLAGSCWSRCSVGSLRLSLQRLFEEPEESNAHGIDPDMDTAVPAC, encoded by the coding sequence ATGGAGGTGACCACcgtgtccccatctcctgcctcacCCACTGAAGGAGACGATCTCTGTGAGATAGATGTCACTGATGTGGCTGTGGATGGTGTCACACTGCTCATCTGCCTCTGTGGGCTGGGTGGAAATGGGGCTGTCCTCTGCTTTCTCCAAAGGAATCCTAAAACCTTATACATCCTCAACTTGGCCTTCGCCAACTTCGCTTTCCTCCACTTTGcgctcccctcctccctgctctaCCTGCTGGAGGACACGTCCTGCTCCATTGTCGTGTCCCTGACGTACCTGAGgtcccttctcctgctgtccctgttctccTACAACCTGGGGCTGTACCTGCTGACAGCCATCAGCATTGACAGGTGCACATCCATCCTCTGCCCACTCTGGCACCGCTGCCGCCGTCCCCAGCGCCTGTCCTGGGTggtgtgtgccctgctctgggcactctcCATCGCTGTCATTGTCACAGTtacttccctgtgcctgtcacaggagcaccagcactgccaggtgtcCCTCATCTCCATGTACACCCTCAACCTGTTCCTCTTTACCCCAGCCATGCTCATTTCCAGCACAATCCTCTTCATTAAGGTCAAGTGCGGCTCCCATGAGCGACAACCCAAGAGACTCGACATTGTTATTTTCCTCCTTgtgctcttcttcctcctctttgctctccccctcagcctctccaacttcctgcagcagcttgaTTACACGGTTGTGTCCTCCCAGGTTGTTTTCCTGCTCACCTGCATCCACAGCACCATCAACCCCTTCATCTActtcctggcagggagctgctggagccgcTGCTCCGTGGGGTCCCTCCGGCTCTCCCTCCAGAGGCTCTTTGAGGAGCCAGAAGAAAGCAATGCCCATGGCATTGATCCTGACATGGACACAGCTGTCCCAGCTTGCTGA